In a single window of the Anaerocolumna cellulosilytica genome:
- a CDS encoding LysM peptidoglycan-binding domain-containing protein, translated as MIIHVVQSDDTIQSIAEYYGISVDKLIQDNGLIDPDNLVVGQSIVIVEPETIYTVKEGDTLLNIANSYNMSVIQLLANNPYLSDREYLYPGDSIVISYTRKELLTTHGNTVPTINKATLRKTLPYLTYISVLNYTATNSGEIISYYDDTEIIQISKAYGVAPLMLLTTLTIQGEANLRVDFDLLLNEDFQNRQIENILTILKSKGYLGLNLSLQYISLTNIQLYENYFIKVTNRLNSEGYQVFVTINPNINLANNEVTFQKVDYSIINRLAQNIIFTSYEWAFSINPPSPITSISQTEVFLEYVLNYIPPDKIIIGIATLGYDWELPYVAGVSNVNLISFDNVNAFAKEYDATIQFDDVSLTPYFTYTTKEFVNHVVWFIHSRTINAILDLVSKYNLKGISIWNITVFNPQLWLLVNSQYEIEKIIF; from the coding sequence ATGATAATTCATGTTGTTCAATCTGATGACACTATTCAGTCAATAGCAGAATATTATGGAATATCTGTAGATAAGCTTATTCAAGATAATGGACTTATCGACCCTGATAATTTAGTAGTTGGTCAATCAATAGTTATAGTAGAACCGGAAACAATTTATACGGTAAAAGAGGGAGATACCCTATTAAATATCGCTAATAGTTATAATATGTCAGTAATTCAATTATTAGCTAATAACCCATATCTTTCAGATAGAGAGTATTTATACCCGGGTGATAGTATTGTTATTAGTTATACCAGAAAAGAATTATTAACTACACATGGAAATACCGTCCCTACTATCAACAAAGCTACTCTAAGGAAAACTTTACCATATCTAACATACATTTCTGTTTTGAATTATACTGCAACAAATTCTGGAGAAATAATATCATACTATGATGATACAGAGATTATACAAATATCAAAAGCTTATGGTGTAGCGCCACTTATGTTGTTAACGACGCTGACTATTCAAGGAGAAGCAAACTTACGAGTGGATTTTGATCTACTTTTAAACGAAGATTTTCAAAACAGACAGATAGAAAATATATTAACTATTTTAAAATCAAAAGGTTATCTGGGCTTAAATCTTTCCTTGCAATACATTAGTTTAACTAATATTCAATTATATGAAAATTATTTTATAAAGGTAACAAACAGGTTGAACAGCGAAGGATATCAGGTATTTGTTACGATTAATCCCAATATCAATTTAGCAAATAATGAAGTAACCTTTCAAAAAGTAGATTATTCTATAATTAATAGATTAGCACAGAATATAATATTCACAAGTTATGAATGGGCGTTTAGTATTAATCCGCCCTCACCGATTACCTCCATTTCTCAAACAGAAGTATTTTTAGAGTATGTACTTAATTATATTCCGCCTGATAAGATAATTATAGGAATAGCAACACTAGGTTATGACTGGGAACTGCCTTATGTAGCGGGTGTTTCTAATGTAAATCTTATCTCGTTTGATAACGTTAATGCTTTTGCTAAAGAATATGATGCAACGATACAATTTGATGATGTGTCTCTAACCCCTTATTTTACGTATACAACAAAAGAGTTTGTAAATCATGTTGTATGGTTTATTCATTCTCGAACCATCAATGCTATATTAGATTTGGTATCAAAATATAATCTAAAAGGGATAAGTATATGGAACATAACTGTTTTTAATCCTCAATTATGGTTACTTGTCAATTCTCAATATGAAATTGAAAAAATAATTTTTTAA
- the thrS gene encoding threonine--tRNA ligase, whose amino-acid sequence MKITLKDGSVKEYSAAMSVIDIAKDISEGLARMACAGEINGEVVDLRTVVTQDCELNIVTFNDDAGKAAYRHTTSHVLAEAVKRLYPQAKLAIGPSIDTGFYYDFDVEPFDRTALDALEKEMKKIIKEGAELEKFTLSRAEAIKLMEEKEEPYKVELIRDLPEDSIISFYRQGEFVDLCAGPHLMSTKGIKAIKLISSSGAYWRGSEKNKMLTRVYGTAFTKNADLDEYLAHLEDIKKRDHNKLGREMELFTTVDVIGQGLPLLMPNGVKIIQTLQRWIEDEEERRGYVRTKTPLMAKSDLYKISGHWDHYKEGMFVLGDEEKDKEVFALRPMTCPFQYYVYKASQKSYRDLPLRYGETSTLFRNEDSGEMHGLTRVRQFTISEGHLIVRPDQMDAEFKGCLDLARYCLKTLGLEEDVTYRLSKWDPTNKEKYIGTEEIWEETQGRIRKVLQELDIPFTEADGEAAFYGPKVDIQAKNVYGKEDTMITIQWDAIIAEQFDMYYIDQNGEKVRPYIIHRTSMGCYERTLAWLIEKYAGLFPTWLCPEQVRVLPISEKYHDYAKKVEAELAANGIRCSVDERAEKIGYKIRETRLNRVPYMLVVGQKEEEEGLVSVRSRYLGDEGQKSLETFIDEISKEIKTKEIKKVEVEQ is encoded by the coding sequence ATGAAGATTACACTAAAAGATGGGTCAGTAAAAGAATATTCTGCTGCAATGAGTGTTATTGATATTGCGAAAGATATCAGTGAAGGCTTGGCAAGAATGGCTTGCGCAGGTGAAATAAATGGAGAAGTGGTGGATTTACGAACCGTAGTGACGCAAGACTGCGAATTAAATATAGTAACCTTTAATGATGATGCCGGTAAGGCAGCTTACAGACATACAACTTCCCATGTGCTTGCAGAGGCTGTTAAACGTCTGTATCCTCAGGCAAAACTAGCAATTGGACCTTCCATTGATACTGGGTTTTACTATGATTTTGATGTGGAGCCATTTGACAGAACCGCTTTAGATGCTTTGGAAAAAGAAATGAAGAAAATCATCAAAGAGGGTGCTGAGCTTGAAAAATTCACACTTTCAAGAGCAGAAGCCATTAAGCTGATGGAAGAAAAAGAAGAGCCTTACAAGGTGGAATTAATTCGTGATCTCCCGGAAGATTCTATCATATCCTTCTACAGACAGGGTGAATTCGTAGATTTATGTGCAGGTCCTCATTTAATGAGTACAAAAGGCATTAAAGCTATCAAATTAATTTCGTCCTCCGGCGCTTACTGGAGAGGCAGTGAGAAGAATAAAATGTTAACCAGAGTATATGGTACTGCCTTCACAAAAAATGCAGATTTGGATGAATATCTGGCTCATCTGGAAGATATAAAAAAACGTGACCACAACAAGCTGGGACGTGAAATGGAACTCTTTACAACGGTTGACGTAATTGGTCAGGGGCTTCCACTGTTAATGCCCAATGGCGTAAAGATTATTCAAACATTACAAAGATGGATTGAAGACGAAGAGGAAAGAAGAGGCTATGTTAGAACGAAGACTCCTTTGATGGCAAAAAGTGATCTGTATAAAATATCCGGTCACTGGGATCATTACAAGGAAGGCATGTTTGTACTTGGTGATGAAGAGAAGGATAAAGAAGTATTTGCGCTTCGTCCAATGACTTGTCCATTCCAGTATTATGTATACAAGGCAAGCCAGAAATCCTACCGTGACCTGCCGCTGCGTTATGGCGAAACTTCTACCCTGTTTCGTAATGAGGACTCCGGCGAAATGCACGGTTTAACGCGTGTCCGCCAGTTCACCATTTCCGAAGGGCACTTAATTGTAAGACCGGATCAGATGGATGCTGAATTTAAAGGCTGTCTGGACTTAGCAAGATATTGCTTAAAGACATTAGGTCTTGAAGAAGATGTAACTTACCGTTTGTCAAAATGGGATCCTACGAATAAGGAAAAATATATTGGTACAGAAGAAATTTGGGAAGAAACACAGGGGAGAATCCGTAAGGTATTACAGGAGCTTGATATTCCATTTACAGAAGCAGATGGTGAAGCTGCCTTTTATGGTCCTAAAGTAGATATTCAGGCAAAGAATGTATATGGCAAAGAAGATACTATGATTACTATTCAATGGGATGCTATCATCGCTGAGCAGTTTGATATGTACTATATTGATCAGAATGGTGAAAAGGTTCGCCCATATATCATCCACAGAACAAGTATGGGATGTTATGAAAGAACACTTGCCTGGTTAATTGAAAAATACGCTGGATTATTCCCAACCTGGTTATGTCCGGAACAGGTAAGAGTATTACCTATATCAGAAAAATATCACGACTATGCTAAGAAGGTTGAAGCTGAATTAGCAGCAAACGGAATTCGCTGTTCCGTGGACGAAAGAGCAGAAAAGATAGGTTACAAGATTCGTGAAACAAGACTTAACAGAGTACCTTATATGCTGGTAGTCGGGCAGAAAGAGGAAGAAGAAGGATTGGTATCTGTAAGAAGCCGTTATCTTGGTGATGAAGGACAGAAATCCTTAGAGACTTTCATTGATGAAATCAGCAAAGAAATAAAAACCAAAGAAATTAAAAAGGTAGAAGTGGAACAGTAA
- the mscL gene encoding large conductance mechanosensitive channel protein MscL, with product MAGKKNSLIQEFKTFAMRGNVIDLAVGVIIGAAFQKIVSSLVNDLIMPLIGLITGGSNFNEQFFILRLPEGVDKSQVTSLSVAAELNVPTFNYGSFVTTVLDFLIVAVVIFFMVKGINKLNTVRKKEEAPVVPVTKKCPYCKSEIAIEATRCPHCTSELDVAE from the coding sequence ATGGCAGGCAAAAAAAATAGTTTGATTCAAGAATTTAAAACGTTTGCTATGAGAGGAAATGTAATCGATTTAGCGGTTGGTGTGATAATTGGTGCAGCTTTTCAAAAAATTGTATCCTCTTTGGTAAACGATTTGATTATGCCTCTTATAGGATTGATCACAGGAGGAAGTAACTTTAACGAACAATTTTTTATATTAAGGCTTCCGGAAGGAGTGGATAAAAGTCAGGTTACGTCTCTTTCCGTGGCAGCCGAATTAAATGTACCTACTTTTAATTATGGGTCTTTTGTAACTACGGTACTTGATTTTTTAATTGTAGCAGTAGTAATATTTTTTATGGTAAAAGGAATCAATAAATTAAACACTGTTAGAAAAAAAGAAGAAGCTCCTGTAGTACCCGTTACTAAGAAATGCCCTTACTGTAAAAGCGAAATTGCAATAGAGGCAACCAGGTGCCCTCATTGTACTTCAGAGCTGGATGTGGCTGAATAA
- the infC gene encoding translation initiation factor IF-3: MINEQIRDKEIRLIGEEGEQLGIMLVKDALKLAKDANLDLVKIAPTAKPPVCKIIDYGKYRYELARKDKEAKKKQKITEVKEIRLSPNIDDNDLNTKANNARKFITKGDKVKVTLRFRGREMAHISSSRQILDNFFAKLEDVAVVEKPAKLEGRSMIMYLTEKR; encoded by the coding sequence ATGATTAATGAGCAGATTAGAGACAAAGAAATACGTTTAATTGGAGAAGAGGGCGAACAGTTAGGAATTATGCTTGTTAAGGATGCTTTAAAGCTTGCAAAAGATGCAAATCTTGACTTGGTTAAAATCGCACCCACAGCTAAACCACCTGTATGCAAAATCATTGACTATGGTAAGTACAGATATGAGTTAGCAAGAAAAGACAAAGAAGCGAAGAAGAAACAAAAAATTACCGAAGTTAAGGAAATTCGTTTATCACCAAATATCGATGACAATGACTTAAATACTAAGGCAAACAATGCAAGAAAGTTTATCACAAAAGGTGATAAGGTAAAAGTTACTCTACGTTTCCGTGGTAGGGAAATGGCTCACATATCTTCCAGTAGACAAATTTTAGATAATTTCTTTGCAAAGCTTGAGGATGTTGCAGTCGTTGAGAAGCCAGCAAAATTAGAAGGCAGAAGTATGATTATGTATTTGACGGAAAAACGTTAA
- the rplT gene encoding 50S ribosomal protein L20: MARIKGGLNAKKRHKKVLKLAKGYRGARSKQYRVAKQSVMRALTSSFEGRKQRKRQFRQLWIARINAAARMNGLSYSKLMFGLKVAGVEINRKMLSDMAINDPAGFTALTEVAKSKIA, from the coding sequence ATGGCTAGAATTAAAGGCGGTTTAAACGCTAAAAAAAGACACAAGAAAGTATTAAAGCTGGCTAAAGGTTACAGAGGAGCCAGATCAAAACAATATAGAGTAGCAAAACAATCTGTAATGAGAGCATTAACTTCTTCTTTCGAGGGAAGAAAACAGAGAAAGAGACAGTTCAGACAGTTATGGATTGCCAGAATCAATGCTGCTGCAAGAATGAATGGTCTTTCCTACAGCAAATTAATGTTCGGCTTAAAAGTTGCTGGTGTTGAAATCAACAGAAAAATGTTATCAGACATGGCTATTAATGATCCTGCTGGCTTCACAGCTTTAACAGAAGTTGCAAAATCCAAAATAGCATAA
- the glgD gene encoding glucose-1-phosphate adenylyltransferase subunit GlgD: MDINAAGIIFSNMHDEEMHEITNCRTMGALPFGGRYRLVDFALSNMRNSGLTSVGIVAKSNYQSLLEHLGSGKEWDLSRKRDGLFIFPPFSRLASGIYKNKIEALHGILSYIKKSKYDYILITDCDVICNLDWKAPLSYHISKKADVTVIYFKKQPGNEKRSETVYTISKDGFVSDILIKQKVEEPCFIGTNMWIMEKNTLINMINDAVAHNLEDIERDIFQKRLNQFKIAAWEYKGYINKINSILDYYQANIDLLSPKVRKELFYKNAPIYTKVLDVVPAKYADTATVSNSLISDGCIIEGQVENSILFRGVHIGKGSAIKNSIIMKDSKTGNNVKLDYVIADKEVIFRDERIMVGCDTRPIYIGKGSTL, encoded by the coding sequence ATGGATATTAATGCGGCAGGTATCATTTTCTCAAATATGCACGATGAAGAAATGCATGAAATTACAAATTGCAGGACTATGGGAGCCTTACCCTTTGGAGGAAGGTATCGTCTTGTAGACTTCGCTCTATCTAACATGCGTAATTCAGGGTTAACCAGCGTTGGCATTGTTGCAAAAAGTAACTATCAATCCCTTCTTGAGCATCTTGGTTCCGGTAAAGAATGGGATTTATCACGAAAGAGGGACGGATTATTTATATTTCCTCCTTTTAGTCGTCTTGCTTCCGGCATTTATAAAAATAAAATTGAAGCCTTACATGGTATACTATCCTACATTAAAAAATCTAAATATGATTATATTTTAATAACCGATTGTGATGTGATCTGTAATTTAGACTGGAAAGCCCCTTTAAGCTATCATATTAGTAAAAAAGCAGATGTTACAGTGATTTACTTTAAGAAGCAACCAGGAAATGAAAAAAGAAGTGAAACTGTATACACAATCTCTAAGGATGGCTTCGTGTCAGATATTCTGATTAAGCAGAAAGTAGAAGAACCTTGTTTTATAGGAACGAATATGTGGATTATGGAAAAAAATACATTGATTAATATGATTAATGATGCCGTTGCCCATAATCTTGAGGATATAGAACGTGACATATTTCAAAAAAGATTAAATCAATTCAAAATTGCTGCCTGGGAATATAAAGGTTATATAAACAAAATAAATTCCATTTTGGACTATTATCAAGCCAATATAGATTTGCTTAGTCCTAAAGTTAGGAAAGAGTTATTCTATAAAAATGCTCCCATCTATACCAAAGTATTAGATGTTGTCCCTGCCAAATATGCAGACACAGCCACCGTATCAAACAGCTTGATATCAGATGGCTGTATTATTGAAGGTCAGGTAGAGAATAGCATCTTGTTTCGAGGTGTACACATTGGCAAAGGTTCTGCTATAAAAAATTCAATTATTATGAAGGATAGTAAAACCGGGAACAATGTAAAGCTTGATTATGTGATTGCAGATAAAGAAGTTATCTTTAGAGATGAACGTATCATGGTAGGCTGTGATACTAGACCTATTTATATCGGTAAGGGAAGTACCCTATAG
- a CDS encoding putative quinol monooxygenase — translation MLKVIAEDFIKEEYLDVVVPMYAELLAATKKEPGCVEYNLFVDEEDKTHFIFIEEWVDRQALDAHCASEHFTRLVPMIDQYQYKEGTALLMKSF, via the coding sequence ATGTTAAAAGTAATTGCAGAGGATTTTATCAAAGAGGAATATCTTGATGTGGTTGTACCTATGTATGCTGAATTGTTGGCAGCTACAAAGAAAGAGCCTGGATGTGTTGAGTACAATCTATTTGTTGATGAAGAGGACAAAACACATTTCATCTTTATCGAAGAATGGGTTGATCGTCAGGCGTTGGACGCACATTGTGCTTCGGAGCATTTTACCCGACTTGTGCCAATGATAGACCAGTATCAGTACAAAGAAGGTACGGCCTTGCTGATGAAATCTTTTTAA
- a CDS encoding glycosyltransferase family 4 protein, with product MNIGLFTETYYPEINGVATSVYMLKRELEEIGHTVYVFTTTTPGAPEYEHNVFRVPSLPCILITERRIGLFYQQKLASLIKKLNLDIIHTHTEFSLGIFGRIMAKELKIPMIHTYHTIYEDYTHYVTHFKPLDKRAKAFVRVFTKICCNTVEQVIVPTDKVKELLLQYSVSKDISVIPTGVDLKKFNPELYTPEEVLQARYECGIGKEDKVLLYIGRISKEKNIAEIIEAMPDYMHTRPEIRFLIIGGGPEMERLKNRTVEMGLADRILFAGPKPWDKIGLYYQIGDVFVSASRSETQGLTYIEAMAAGLPVVARQDKCLDDILINGHNGYDFTNKEELIKGLDKILLSTDDIPYSENAIAKMRKFSTEEFARNVQKVYEEVMRRGPISEQRAANEAKKIHNLFRV from the coding sequence TTGAATATCGGTTTATTTACTGAAACATATTATCCTGAAATCAACGGTGTAGCTACTTCGGTATATATGCTAAAAAGGGAATTGGAGGAAATCGGACACACGGTTTATGTATTTACCACTACCACGCCCGGAGCACCAGAATATGAGCATAATGTATTCCGAGTGCCAAGTCTGCCCTGTATATTAATCACAGAACGCAGAATTGGTTTGTTTTATCAGCAGAAACTGGCTTCACTCATAAAAAAACTAAATCTTGATATTATCCATACCCACACAGAATTTTCTTTAGGCATTTTTGGGAGAATAATGGCCAAAGAATTAAAGATACCCATGATTCATACGTACCATACCATTTATGAAGATTACACGCATTATGTAACACATTTTAAACCTCTAGATAAAAGAGCCAAAGCTTTTGTGCGGGTTTTTACCAAGATATGCTGCAACACGGTAGAGCAGGTGATAGTTCCAACAGATAAGGTAAAAGAACTACTGCTTCAATATAGTGTATCTAAGGATATATCAGTCATTCCGACGGGAGTTGACTTAAAAAAATTCAACCCGGAACTTTATACCCCAGAAGAAGTATTGCAGGCTAGATACGAATGTGGTATAGGCAAAGAAGATAAGGTTTTACTGTATATAGGCAGAATTTCCAAGGAGAAAAATATCGCAGAAATAATAGAGGCTATGCCAGATTATATGCATACCAGACCGGAGATTCGTTTTCTGATTATAGGAGGCGGGCCGGAGATGGAGCGGTTGAAGAATCGAACAGTAGAAATGGGACTTGCAGACAGGATACTATTTGCAGGACCAAAACCATGGGATAAAATAGGACTGTACTATCAAATTGGGGATGTATTTGTCAGTGCTTCACGCAGTGAGACACAAGGACTAACCTATATAGAAGCTATGGCAGCAGGGCTGCCGGTAGTAGCCAGACAAGATAAATGTCTAGATGATATTTTAATAAATGGGCATAACGGATATGATTTTACGAATAAAGAAGAGCTGATAAAAGGTCTGGATAAGATTTTGCTTTCTACCGATGATATACCTTATAGTGAGAATGCGATTGCTAAAATGCGCAAATTCTCTACCGAAGAATTTGCTCGGAATGTACAGAAAGTTTATGAAGAAGTAATGAGAAGAGGACCAATCTCTGAACAAAGAGCAGCGAATGAAGCCAAAAAAATTCATAATCTTTTTCGAGTATAG
- a CDS encoding peptide chain release factor 3 — protein MADYSKEINKRRTFAIISHPDAGKTTLTEKLLLYGGAINLAGSVKGKKTDRHAVSDWMEIEKQRGISVTSSVMQFNYGDYCINILDTPGHQDFSEDTYRTLMAADSAVMVIDASKGVENQTKKLFKVCVMRNIPIFTFINKMDREARDTYELLDDIETVLGIRTCPINWPIGSGKNFKGVYDRETKHITRFYAANNGQKEVDTVEVELGDESLDALIGKEQHGILSEEIELLDGASSEFDLEAVRGGKLTPVFFGSALTNFGVETFLKHFLSMTTTPLPRNTTEGVIDPATNEFSAFVFKIQANMNKAHRDRIAFMRICSGKFEAGMEVNHVQGGKKLRLSQPQQLMAQERKIVEEAYAGDIIGVFDPGIFSIGDTLCSTDKKFCYEGIPTFSPEHFAKVRQVDTMKRKQFLKGVSQIAQEGAIQIFQEFNTGMEEIIVGVVGVLQFDVLKFRLESEYGVEIRLEPLAYEYIRWIENKGIDISKLSVTSDTKKVKDLKGNPLLLFVHNWSIQTVLDRNKELKLSEFGKE, from the coding sequence TTGGCTGATTATTCAAAAGAGATAAATAAAAGACGTACCTTTGCAATCATATCCCATCCCGATGCAGGTAAAACAACTCTGACGGAAAAACTATTATTATATGGAGGGGCAATTAATCTTGCAGGTTCGGTTAAGGGGAAAAAGACGGACAGACATGCAGTATCTGACTGGATGGAGATAGAAAAGCAACGTGGTATTTCTGTTACCTCCTCTGTTATGCAATTTAATTATGGAGATTATTGTATCAATATTCTGGATACACCGGGACATCAGGACTTCTCCGAAGACACCTACCGTACGTTAATGGCGGCAGACTCTGCGGTCATGGTTATTGACGCTTCAAAAGGTGTAGAGAACCAGACAAAGAAATTGTTTAAGGTATGTGTCATGAGAAATATACCTATATTCACCTTTATTAATAAGATGGATAGAGAGGCAAGAGATACCTATGAACTTTTGGATGATATCGAGACAGTACTTGGTATCAGAACCTGTCCTATCAACTGGCCAATTGGCTCCGGTAAGAATTTCAAAGGGGTTTATGATAGGGAGACAAAGCACATTACCCGTTTTTATGCGGCTAATAATGGGCAAAAGGAAGTGGATACTGTTGAAGTGGAGTTAGGAGATGAAAGTCTGGATGCCTTAATCGGAAAAGAGCAGCATGGGATACTTTCAGAGGAAATTGAATTACTTGATGGTGCCAGCAGTGAATTTGATTTAGAAGCAGTACGAGGCGGTAAATTAACGCCGGTATTTTTTGGTTCTGCTTTAACTAATTTTGGTGTAGAAACCTTTTTAAAGCATTTTCTTTCTATGACAACGACTCCTTTGCCAAGAAATACAACAGAAGGTGTAATTGACCCTGCTACCAATGAATTTTCAGCCTTTGTATTTAAAATTCAAGCAAATATGAATAAAGCTCATAGGGACAGAATCGCTTTTATGAGAATCTGTTCCGGTAAATTTGAAGCCGGAATGGAAGTGAATCATGTCCAAGGAGGGAAAAAACTAAGGTTGTCTCAGCCTCAGCAGTTAATGGCACAAGAGAGAAAGATAGTGGAAGAGGCCTATGCCGGTGATATTATCGGTGTATTCGACCCAGGTATCTTTTCTATTGGTGATACTCTGTGTTCCACTGATAAAAAATTCTGCTATGAGGGTATACCTACTTTTTCGCCGGAGCATTTTGCTAAGGTAAGACAGGTAGATACAATGAAACGAAAACAGTTTTTAAAAGGTGTGTCTCAGATCGCCCAGGAAGGTGCCATACAAATATTCCAGGAATTTAATACCGGTATGGAAGAAATTATTGTTGGAGTAGTAGGTGTTCTTCAATTCGACGTATTAAAATTCCGTCTGGAATCTGAATACGGTGTAGAAATCCGTTTAGAGCCCTTAGCTTATGAATATATTCGATGGATTGAGAATAAAGGCATTGATATAAGTAAATTAAGTGTTACCTCTGATACTAAAAAGGTTAAGGATTTAAAAGGCAATCCGCTGTTATTGTTTGTACACAACTGGAGTATTCAGACGGTTTTAGATAGGAACAAAGAATTGAAACTATCTGAATTCGGTAAAGAGTAA
- the rpmI gene encoding 50S ribosomal protein L35 has product MPKIKTNRSAAKRFKKTGTGQLKRMKAYKSHILTKKSTKRKRNLRKATLIDATKLKNMKKIMPYL; this is encoded by the coding sequence ATGCCTAAGATTAAAACTAACAGATCAGCAGCAAAGCGCTTCAAAAAAACAGGTACAGGCCAGTTAAAAAGAATGAAGGCTTATAAGAGCCACATCTTAACAAAGAAGTCAACTAAGAGAAAGAGAAATCTTAGAAAAGCTACTTTAATTGATGCAACAAAATTAAAGAATATGAAGAAAATTATGCCATATCTATAA
- a CDS encoding ISNCY family transposase — translation MNEEKRYEVIKKLVDTNGNKKNAALKIGCTERHINRMIAGYKRDGKSFFIHGNRGRTPAHALSKETKQTVLDLYRSKYFDTNFTHCIELLEKYEGISISVSTLNSILEKEYILSPKATRSKKRKTKLKLKHLKTQTKSKKILAELQSNIVAIEDAHSRRPRCAYFGEMLQMDASIHLWFGDTKTQLHIAVDDATGTIVGAYFDEQETLKGYYNVFHQVLTEYGIPYLFFTDNRTVFEYKQKNAPSIEEDTYTQFAYACKQLGVEIKTSSIPQAKGRVERLFQTLQSRLPVELRLAGINTLSEANAFLNSYIKEYNAKFALETNLIKSVFEKQPVLEEINLVLSVLTERKIDNGHCLKFKNKYFKTLDKNGHQVHFYKGTKAMVIEAFDGNKYCCIDESIYALEAIPSHEKISKNFDLTLSQNRTIKRKIPGMHHPWRRQEFWRFVKMQEHHWNDEVPA, via the coding sequence ATGAATGAAGAAAAACGTTATGAAGTAATAAAGAAGTTAGTAGACACAAACGGAAATAAAAAGAATGCTGCCTTGAAGATCGGTTGCACCGAAAGACATATCAATAGAATGATTGCAGGATATAAACGTGATGGTAAATCCTTTTTTATACATGGAAACAGAGGTCGGACTCCTGCTCATGCTCTTTCAAAAGAAACCAAGCAAACTGTCCTAGATTTATATCGTAGTAAGTACTTCGATACGAATTTTACTCATTGTATCGAGCTTCTAGAGAAGTATGAGGGAATTTCTATTTCTGTATCTACATTGAACTCTATTTTAGAAAAAGAATATATTCTTTCTCCAAAAGCTACCCGATCAAAAAAAAGAAAAACCAAACTAAAACTTAAACATTTGAAAACACAAACTAAATCTAAAAAGATACTAGCAGAGTTGCAATCCAATATCGTTGCAATCGAGGATGCACATTCCAGACGTCCTAGATGTGCTTATTTTGGCGAAATGCTTCAAATGGATGCTTCGATCCACTTGTGGTTCGGTGATACGAAAACTCAGCTTCACATCGCTGTCGATGATGCAACTGGTACTATTGTCGGTGCTTACTTTGATGAACAAGAAACTTTAAAAGGATACTACAATGTGTTTCATCAAGTACTTACTGAGTATGGTATTCCCTATTTATTTTTTACCGATAACCGTACAGTTTTTGAATATAAACAAAAAAACGCCCCTTCTATCGAAGAGGACACATACACACAATTCGCTTATGCTTGTAAACAGCTAGGTGTTGAAATCAAGACCAGCAGTATACCACAAGCAAAAGGTCGAGTGGAACGATTGTTCCAAACCTTACAATCTCGCCTACCAGTCGAATTACGCCTGGCAGGCATAAACACACTTAGCGAAGCAAATGCATTCTTAAACTCCTACATAAAAGAATACAATGCCAAGTTTGCTCTAGAGACCAATCTTATCAAATCTGTCTTTGAAAAGCAACCCGTTTTAGAAGAAATAAATCTTGTTCTTTCTGTTCTTACAGAAAGAAAGATAGATAATGGACACTGTTTGAAGTTTAAAAATAAGTATTTTAAGACACTTGATAAGAACGGGCATCAGGTACACTTTTATAAGGGGACAAAGGCAATGGTAATAGAAGCATTTGACGGTAATAAATACTGTTGTATAGATGAGAGTATTTATGCGCTAGAAGCAATTCCGTCACATGAGAAAATATCAAAAAACTTTGATCTTACGCTGTCGCAGAATAGAACAATAAAGCGGAAGATACCAGGGATGCATCATCCTTGGAGAAGGCAAGAATTCTGGCGTTTTGTTAAAATGCAGGAACACCACTGGAATGATGAAGTCCCTGCTTAA